A portion of the Colius striatus isolate bColStr4 chromosome 1, bColStr4.1.hap1, whole genome shotgun sequence genome contains these proteins:
- the LOC133627363 gene encoding noggin-like, which produces MEGLHHGCILLLLLLLYPLPQPGAPSPPPPPEGPRELPPSPPPSTADPTAHLLRGRPSAPVRPYSLSLSPEDYRYSPKPRHLRPGRLRRLLGSAFDPFWMATEEPRRGNGSVLDENLESLSRELAEGAGRYRRKLWREVEGLELPTLLPPGPALPPELPAALARRLRHWLVERAACRLTSTWVDLGPVFWPRWVRHTACETGPPGCSWPPGMACRPAQLTHIKLLAWHCWASRAPGPLHCAWRHIPYPVVAACKCSCR; this is translated from the coding sequence ATGGAGGGACTGCACCATGGCTgcatccttctcctcctcctcctcctctacccGCTCCCACAGCCGGGCGCCCCGAGCCCACCGCCGCCTCCGGAGGGGCCCCGGGAGCTGCCGCCGTCGCCGCCACCCAGCACCGCCGACCCCACGGCCCACCTGCTGCGCGGCCGGCCCTCGGCCCCGGTGCGGCCCTAcagcctctctctctcccccgaGGACTACCGCTACTCCCCCAAGCCCCGGCACCTGCGGCCCGGGCGGCTGCGCCGGCTCCTGGGCTCGGCCTTCGACCCCTTCTGGATGGCGACCGAGGAGCCCCGGCGCGGCAACGGCAGCGTCCTCGACGAGAACCTGGAGTCCCTGAGCCGGGAGCTGGCGGAGGGCGCCGGGCGCTACCGCCGCAAGCTGTGGCGGGAGGtggaggggctggagctgcccacGCTGCTGCCCCCTGGCCCGGCGCTGCCCCCCGAGCTGCCGGCGGCCCTGGCCCGCCGCCTGCGGCACTGGCTGGTGGAGCGGGCCGCTTGCCGCCTCACCTCCACCTGGGTCGACCTGGGGCCGGTGTTCTGGCCGCGCTGGGTGCGCCACACCGCCTGCGAGACCGGCCCCCCCGGCTGCTCCTGGCCCCCCGGCATGGCCTGCCGCCCGGCACAGCTCACCCACATCAAGCTGCtggcctggcactgctgggcctCCCGGGCTCCCGGCCCCCTGCACTGCGCCTGGCGGCACATCCCCTACCCCGTCGTGGCCGCCTGCAAGTGCTCCTGCCGCTGA
- the GALR3 gene encoding galanin receptor type 3 isoform X1 has protein sequence MPGRWNASSDSPELRAAGIIVPVIFSLIFLLGTVGNGLVLAVLLRNGQVRYNTTNLFILNLAVADLCFIVCCVPFQATIYTLDGWLFGAFACKAVHFLIYLTMYASSFTLAAVSVDRYLAIRYPLKSQDLRTSRNAGVAIVAIWSLSLLFAGPYLSYYQIVHYHGVPICVPVWEDRRRKILDVLTFVFGYLLPVTVVSLAYARTIKFLWTSVDPIERISETRKAKRKVTKMIVAVAILFCLCWLPHHLVILCFWFGHFPFNRVTYACRLASHCLSYANSCLNPIVYALISKHFRKRFKQVFTCLFFQDNTRKKNKKVGKKARAVNAGKGFTNGTRCFRGGNTEVSQVLEENTRKREPEGASCGRAWTCQLQDAVVSVQKEQLEEESLVKADHPLGMTPPRETREFLTPHYR, from the exons ATGCCGGGGAGGTGGAACGCCTCTTCCGACAGCCCGGAGCTGCGAGCAGCAGGGATTATTGTGCCCGTCATCTTctccctcatcttcctcctGGGTACTGTGGGGAACGGGCtggtgctggctgtgctgctgcgcAACGGCCAGGTCAGGTACAACACCACCAACCTCTTCATCCTTAACCTGGCCGTGGCTGACCTGTGCTTCATCGTCTGCTGCGTCCCCTTCCAGGCCACCATTTACACCCTGGATGGGTGGCTCTTTGGGGCCTTTGCCTGCAAAGCTGTGCATTTCCTCATCTACCTCACCATGTACGCCAGCAGCTTCACCCTGGCTGCCGTCTCTGTTGACAG GTACCTGGCCATTCGCTATCCGCTCAAGTCCCAGGATCTCCGCACCTCCCGAAACGCAGGAGTGGCCATTGTAGCAATCTGGTCGCTGTCGCTGCTCTTCGCGGGGCCTTACCTCAGTTACTACCAGATTGTCCATTACCACGGGGTGCCCATCTGTGTCCCCGTCTGGGAGGACCGGCGCCGAAAGATCCTGGACGTCCTCACGTTTGTCTTTGGCTACCTCCTGCCCGTGACCGTGGTGAGCCTGGCGTATGCCAGGACCATCAAGTTCCTGTGGACCTCCGTAGACCCCATAGAACGGATCTCGGAGACCCGGAAGGCCAAGCGTAAGGTCACCAAGATGATTGTGGCCGTGGCCATCTTGTTCTGCCTCTGCTGGCTGCCCCACCACCTGGTCATCCTCTGCTTCTGGTTTGGCCACTTCCCCTTCAACCGAGTCACTTACGCTTGCCGGCTGGCTTCCCACTGCCTCTCCTATGCCAACTCCTGCCTCAACCCCATCGTCTATGCCCTCATCTCCAAGCACTTCCGCAAGCGCTTCAAGCAGGTCTTCACCTGCCTCTTCTTCCAGGACAACACCAGGAAGAAGAATAAGAAAGTTGGAAAGAAAGCCCGAGCGGTCAATGCAGGCAAAGGTTTCACCAACGGCACCAGATGTTTCCGTGGAGGCAACACCGAGGTGTCTCAGGTCCTGGAGGAGAACACCAGGAAGAGGGAGCCGGAAGGTGCCAGTTGTGGCAGAGCATGGACTTGCCAGCTACAAGATGCCGTGGTCTCGGTTCAGAAGGAGCAACTGGAGGAGGAGAGTTTGGTAAAGGCTGACCATCCCCTAGGCATGACCCCTCCAAGAGAAACTCGGGAGTTCCTGACTCCTCACTACAGGTGA
- the GALR3 gene encoding galanin receptor type 3 isoform X2 has protein sequence MPGRWNASSDSPELRAAGIIVPVIFSLIFLLGTVGNGLVLAVLLRNGQATIYTLDGWLFGAFACKAVHFLIYLTMYASSFTLAAVSVDRYLAIRYPLKSQDLRTSRNAGVAIVAIWSLSLLFAGPYLSYYQIVHYHGVPICVPVWEDRRRKILDVLTFVFGYLLPVTVVSLAYARTIKFLWTSVDPIERISETRKAKRKVTKMIVAVAILFCLCWLPHHLVILCFWFGHFPFNRVTYACRLASHCLSYANSCLNPIVYALISKHFRKRFKQVFTCLFFQDNTRKKNKKVGKKARAVNAGKGFTNGTRCFRGGNTEVSQVLEENTRKREPEGASCGRAWTCQLQDAVVSVQKEQLEEESLVKADHPLGMTPPRETREFLTPHYR, from the exons ATGCCGGGGAGGTGGAACGCCTCTTCCGACAGCCCGGAGCTGCGAGCAGCAGGGATTATTGTGCCCGTCATCTTctccctcatcttcctcctGGGTACTGTGGGGAACGGGCtggtgctggctgtgctgctgcgcAACGGCCAG GCCACCATTTACACCCTGGATGGGTGGCTCTTTGGGGCCTTTGCCTGCAAAGCTGTGCATTTCCTCATCTACCTCACCATGTACGCCAGCAGCTTCACCCTGGCTGCCGTCTCTGTTGACAG GTACCTGGCCATTCGCTATCCGCTCAAGTCCCAGGATCTCCGCACCTCCCGAAACGCAGGAGTGGCCATTGTAGCAATCTGGTCGCTGTCGCTGCTCTTCGCGGGGCCTTACCTCAGTTACTACCAGATTGTCCATTACCACGGGGTGCCCATCTGTGTCCCCGTCTGGGAGGACCGGCGCCGAAAGATCCTGGACGTCCTCACGTTTGTCTTTGGCTACCTCCTGCCCGTGACCGTGGTGAGCCTGGCGTATGCCAGGACCATCAAGTTCCTGTGGACCTCCGTAGACCCCATAGAACGGATCTCGGAGACCCGGAAGGCCAAGCGTAAGGTCACCAAGATGATTGTGGCCGTGGCCATCTTGTTCTGCCTCTGCTGGCTGCCCCACCACCTGGTCATCCTCTGCTTCTGGTTTGGCCACTTCCCCTTCAACCGAGTCACTTACGCTTGCCGGCTGGCTTCCCACTGCCTCTCCTATGCCAACTCCTGCCTCAACCCCATCGTCTATGCCCTCATCTCCAAGCACTTCCGCAAGCGCTTCAAGCAGGTCTTCACCTGCCTCTTCTTCCAGGACAACACCAGGAAGAAGAATAAGAAAGTTGGAAAGAAAGCCCGAGCGGTCAATGCAGGCAAAGGTTTCACCAACGGCACCAGATGTTTCCGTGGAGGCAACACCGAGGTGTCTCAGGTCCTGGAGGAGAACACCAGGAAGAGGGAGCCGGAAGGTGCCAGTTGTGGCAGAGCATGGACTTGCCAGCTACAAGATGCCGTGGTCTCGGTTCAGAAGGAGCAACTGGAGGAGGAGAGTTTGGTAAAGGCTGACCATCCCCTAGGCATGACCCCTCCAAGAGAAACTCGGGAGTTCCTGACTCCTCACTACAGGTGA